The following nucleotide sequence is from Chelmon rostratus isolate fCheRos1 chromosome 11, fCheRos1.pri, whole genome shotgun sequence.
GaatatatttctttaaaaaacaagacTAAGTGTGCTGACTTGTTTACAGGTAAGTGCATCAAGGTGTCACAGTGAATGTGACAatgacatgttgatgtttaaaaAACTGAAGACAGCCAAGCTACACAcatgcacctacacacacacacacacacacacacagacacacacacacacacacacacttttcctcattcctttctcctcctctccacctctccatccaCTCTGCTTTCCATCCTTCCACTCTTCCTTATTTCTCCTGTTATTGTTGATTTTGATagcttctgtcagtttgatgcTGTGTTTACAGGCTGAGCTCTGCcgcagggagtgtgtgtgtatgtgtgtgtgtgtgtgtgtgtgtgtgtgtgtgtgtgtgtgtgtgtgtgtctgtttcccttctctctccatGGATATTTGGCCCTGTTGACACACTTCACACTCCTGTGAGAGcagtaaatatttaaatgtgcttacacacacacacacacacacacacatgcacacaccagcaCTCAGAAATGGGCATGGACGCACACGTATGTGGCTAAGTGGTGAAAAttcagtgctctctctctctctctctctctctctctctctcgtgccTGTTTTCGCTCAGATTTTTTCGCTCTGTCTCTTTGTAAAGGTCTCATTTCCATCTGGGAGTGAAGTGGGgatgaaaagaaggaaagaaagtcgAGAAGACGGCAGGAAAGAGGCGATGAGAGAGAcgagaagagaaaaggaaagaagaagaaaaggactAAAAGATGAAGTGAAGGTGACGTTGATAGAAGAGAGGAGTCGGATGAGAATGACAGATGGACTCAAcctacctcacacacacacacacacacacacacacacacagcctgcccTTTTAAACGACAGCCCTTTTGAAAACCTCACTGAATAgtcatcatcacacacagaaTGAGTAATTTTACGTGATAATGCCACTTTGAACTCAAGTGTAATTTTCTGTTAGAAAATAGACGATTCAGGGAGCGGACCTATGGcatttgcatctgtgtgtgtgtgtgtggctttatGCACTTCACGTGCGTGCATCTTCAAATCAGCAGCTGAGCAcatgaagacaaaagaaagtCACTGTATGAGCGTGTCCTCATGTCAGAAATCCTTGTGAATCCTTGAAATCCACTGAATAAAGACTGTAATTTGTCACTGAAGTGTGGACATGTTGTGATGTATTTAGGGATCACTGGGAAATTACAGTTGTTGAGTACTATGCAATGTATTTTTCAACTGTGTGATCAGACTTCATTCTTTGTCCTTAACATGCACAAGTTAGGTGACATTAACATGCTGACTTTTTGgtaaacatttcaaacacacttttcactttcttgatcgttctggagctttcagccacaaCTCATGGCCTtcttcagcagatggagttgtCCAAttgtcatggagatggtttAGTTTGCAATCACTTCACCTAGGTATTGAGTTTTGATCACATGATGAACAGAAAACTAGAAAAATGTTTGCCcttgtgttttacatttataaGTTAAACGATGGTGGCAGGAAATACAGGAAGACTGTCAGCCAATGAGACGCTCCCTTCCACGTGCTGTCTACAAAATGCTCTATACAGCTGCTCTGACTTCCAATAAATGTTTGTAGTAACTCAAGCACCACTTTCCACAGTTTATTCCCCTTAAACAGGAACAAGTTGTCCTTTCATTCTACAAATGGAATTTTGTCGAGTTGAGATCGAATGTGTGCTTGCGAGTCTGCTTGTGTGCATCACTCAGCTACGTGGAACTTCAAGTCTGTGCATTGTTTGCAATTTCACCAACGCTGTTTGCATTATTGTCCCTGTCAAAACTCATCAGCCTTGAGCTCTGCATGAGCACTTCACAGCCAAGGCTGCACGAATCGGTCTCTCACGGTgaagctgcaaaacaaagctgctgctttctttgcTCTCCTCCATCATGTATTTATCTTTTCCCCTCCATTTCTTTCCCTCTCAATCgtttctcctcctttcatccattccacattttctgtctgcttcatccccctccctccctcagatCATTTATGGTGTGTGgaggagaataaaaacaagtttaatgCACAGTCATATATCACGCCATGGCCGGTGTGCCAGGCGGCATCCATTTTGTGGAGCTGTTGTGTTCACTTAGCAGCAGTGGGGCTAATTACAGCAAATGGCAGCTGTTGAAAGGAGTATTAATGTCTCCTTTCTACATGGATACGTCCAATATTATGGGCTGATGAAAGTAGTGACAGGATAAAgttaaaagagaaacagcaaagaaaagggGAAACCTGACTTGTGGCCTTTGAGGTAAAAGCCCCATAAATCCAACAAtataaattttaattaaaactgtCACCGACTAAATGTACTGTAATAATTATTCAGCTTGCAGCCCAATAACATTTAtatctgcagcattttgatgtAACAGAGCACATAATGTGTCCAGTATTTTTGACAGAAGAGaagctgaatgctaacagaACGATATTTCATATTGCAAACAAGGTGTTATTTGTTCttctagatcaggggtcggcaactcGCGGCTCCGGAGctgcatgtggctctttcatccctgtGATGCGGCTcccgaaaataattaatgagcatttaactaaaaagtactttattttagttcgttcgttttgaaacaaatcgctcgcgctcacagatgacagtttatgatcctgcgtaaagatgcaggtgacgctgatgtgcagacgctgtgcgctgaggttcaggaatgcaagaaggactccattagacattgagaattttacttgaaagtaccttcaacccaacgtctttttgtcggacttcaaaatgtttttgttgcacgcagaaatgtcattttgttttctctgcagtcgttcagctatttcataaatgcagcacattatcgtttgtttgtacatagtataaaggcaaaaaaaaaaacatatgcagtgttattttatttgacacgtcaaaagggttttgtggctcccagtgttttctttactgtgggaaacggggccaaatggctctttgagtggtacaggttgccgacccctgttCTAGATAAAAGCATGTGGTGCTAAACGGATGACGGAAGGCATCTGTCAAATAACTGTAATGTAGCGACAAAGTAAATTTCCGTTGTAATTACAAAGTGTGGATTCTAATGAAACAGTGTGAAATATCGCCCACTAGttgagtgaaaacaaaatcGCCACCATGAGGTCGACAGTTGTGGTTTTTACCTGAAATATCTACACAACTGTTCAATGGCTAGCTGAGAAGTttggttagcatgctaacacgctaaatAGACTTAGTGGTCATGGTAGCTATTCTCCTTGCTaaatcatcagcatgttaataTTGTCAGTGTGATAGCATGCTGTTGTTTAGCTCATAGCACCGTTGAGCTTGAGCGCATCCCTTGAATGCTGCTAGGGTGTCTTTTTTACAGCAGCGAATCTCCcaaaagtgaaatgttttctgtcCTGATCAGGCACCACTAGCAGCCGAGGGATGGAGATGAACCATCATTACTGGACTGGCATTAAAATTACAGATGAATTCACCCGAGTCCTTTGGAAAAGTGTTAATTCCAGTAGAAAACAACTGATATGCTCTTCTTAACCGAAGTTTCTCTCGTCCTATGCTCATCCGAGGACTCCATGAAActtttgagtgtgtgagagtgtccGTTTAGGTGATTACGGTGCCTTAAATTCCTGCTGTGACTTTGCCGAGAGACATGGCTACACATTGACTCCAATCATAGCCTGCTGCCTTTCATGAACCGCATGACTGTGCAAAGGTGACCGGACAGGAGTGGCCAATAGCAAACAACTTCCAGGGTCAACAATGTCAGCGACCAGGGCGTCCAAATTCATGGAGTGTAGAAATCATCTAAAGCAAAGGCAAAATAAATAGATCATTTGTTCCTCCGGGGCCTTCTGAGACATCCTGTGTGTAGACTGACTTTACGTTAACTATGAAACTGATTCAATGGGGGTCAAATCCCCTTCAAATCCCACGGTGGGCAATATCACGTCAGTCTAAAGTAATACTCTGGTCTGCCATAATTCTTCACATTGTTATGAGCATGCACTACACTGTGGCAGGTCACAGCAGCCTGTCAGCGTATGAGCTGTTTATGGTGCACGGCAACAAGCAGAGCACTGTTCATCAAATAAAGTAAGGGGATTAAATGTTTGGGgtcattaaaatgtcacagagagaaaagagggagattAAAAGGTGTTAGAGAGAGTGTGACAgggcaggaggagagacagagataagaAAGGGATTTAAAGTGCAAAGTGGTGAGACACAGATAGTAGGATCTCTCTGACTGCAGTAGATTGAtagaaaaagtacaaatatcTGTTGCAGGGTTTATTAGTTTCCTCTCATCTTGGGAAAAACACCTGCACAGAGTTGCCTCCAGGTAatacactgcagcagagatgtATGTGTAAAGTGTCTGTCCGAAACAGTATATATTAAATGTATGAATATGTCTGCTCTTGCAAATTTgcagtttgttgttgtcttgttgaaagtgtgtgtgtgtgtgtgtgtgtgtgtgtgtgaatacctAATGTGTGCACAGAAGCATTTGAGAGTTATgtgagtatgtttgtgtgagtctgtgtgtgctgataaGAGCCCTCACTTCAATCTATGTATTAAAACTAATCACAAAATTAAAGCTTGTTGTCATGGCCTTTACACAGCTGTATCACATTAGCATGCAATTATTGCAAAGAGAATTAAAATGGAAAAGTCTGCGTACTGTCGGCATGTTATTACATTCAGACTGCGAGAAATGTTATGATTGGCATGCAGATTGTTTCTGTTCATGAGACCACTTTCCCGGTTTGTTGCATCACTGACTTTTTCCACCGTGCGAGAGAGACCCCTGCCGGCCAAAGCTAGTCACTACAGCCTGATGACGTACTTCCGTTTCCTGTGTAAACAAACAAGTCAATATGGCGACTCTCATAGCCAAATAGATATAGCATACTTATACTAGCAGATATGAGACTTAGGCGACTCTGAACACACTGTACAACATAATGACTGAACCGAGAAGGGAGGGGAGTTTAGTTCGCTACTATTGCACTGCTGGTAATGGCATGGAGCATTTTCTAATTGACgaggtgaagaagaagctggCAGCTGAAGATGTGAGTTCTTCTTTTAACCAACGGTCACAACAGCTGTTCAAAAATCCATGCGCCATAAAGTTTAGTTTTAGAGAATTTGGTAGACAGAGATGTGACAGACGACCCTTTATTTTGTACATGTGTTTGaacccatttaaaaaaaattaagctAGCTTGTTACGTAAATAATGTGCACATCTTGTAGCTAAGCTTTAGTATAAGAAGAATACGAGCTTTGAGCAGCTCAAAAGTTGTTATGATTAAAGTTCCCGTTTTTAGTAACATAGCTGTCTGGTTGATAACTCACTTTTTAACAAAGCTTACTTTTCATCTTTTATCGTCAAATGATACTCAGTTATCGTTACTGTAATCTGATAGTTAAGTTTgttcttcagctgtttttcctgtgtcATTACGTAGGCCTGGGTTAGCTCAGTCACACGTCTTTGCTGATCAAATATGAGGGATCCTTTGGCAAAAGCATTTGTGGtgttattattagtatttaatcatgctgtgtgtttatgtttaaaaCAACAGTGACCGTCTGTTTGAAATAGATTTAAACTGGTAAAACATGTCTGTTAAAATCGAGCTGGTAAAATAATGCAGTCTGAAGGATGTTTGCAAAAGAggtcatttcttcattttatatATGATAAATCCCTAAATCATGTTAAATACAGTCCTGTCCAGTCTAGTTTCCAAATATAGGCCTAAACAAGGACATTATACTTATtaaacacaccaaaacattGGAAACAATAGTGTAGTATAGCTTATAGTCACATATTAGCGTCATGCCTGACACTTCTTTAGCCAAAATTGTGATCATAAGGTTCCAAGAAACATTAAGTTCTTCTAAACATATGCCTTTGCTATTACCACAGACATAAAGttatgtatatttgtatattgGGACTGTTTGACCCAGATGAAAGTAGCTGTAGACATATAAACTGAGGGAAATGTCCACCTTAACAATCAAGTCAACTCAAGATCAAAATTCAGTGGTTCATTTAAGGATCCTTCAAGAAAATTCTCGCAGATCAGACTGTTATGAAAGAGTCGTAAAATATGAGATTACACTCTGTACCACTTTAGAACACTGACCAGctcttgtgtttatgtgtccaGGTGTGTCAGATGCCAGGTAAAGTGTTGTTCAGCTCCTCTGCGGGGATCGACAGAGTCAGTGAGCTGAAGGCTGCAGAAAGACTCTTCCTCCTGTTGAAACAAGACTCGCCTGTGTGGCTGTCAGCCCACACTAGCCAAGGTACCAGCCTGACACGTCAAATACACATGCAATAGAAAACATAAGGCACATATTACTGGGAATTCTGTCcatgtttttaactttaagTTTTAAGTTAGGCACTTCATGGGAAAATTCTGATGCTCAGATCACCTTGGAGGATTTGTTTTACCTAAAAGCTGCCCTGGAATTCAGTGCCTATTTACCATTTTTGCATTAACTTGTTTTCTCTGTAATATTCAAAGCAAAGGCAGCCTCTTTGCTGCAGTCCAGGCTGTTAGCTGACAGCAATCAGTGGACCAGTGCTGTAATAACATGGAGCCGCCTGCAGGGGGAGCTGGCAGACAGAAGGACTGCTGTCAACACAAGCGCTACCCAGGAACTGACAATgaaaagggaggagggaagtaggagtgaagaggaggagaagggcgATGTGGAATCCAGAAAAAGCACAggagcacagagggaggagagcaggaacaGGAGGCTGAGAAGTGGCGGACAAAATCAAGCACAGACActggaaaagaagagaaagagggatgatgaagatgaggaggaggaaatgagtgGTGCAGCTCAGGACTCAAGTAGTGAGAAGAAAGTAGAGAAAGAGATGACATctgagggagaaaggaggagagagggagaagaggagaaaggactGGTTAGTAAGTTTAGTGGCTGCAGAAAGAATGGTAGCAGCAGGAGGATGGATGACATGGAGGAGGACGTTGCTGGAGAAGTTTTGGAAAATGGTAATAAGAGaaattgttttttcagtttttattttaaccttTTTTAACATCAACCTTTAAGGCTAacaacttttcatttctgttttcattgcttctttattttcttctgtcctctcatGTTTAAAGTGAACACGACAGGAGAAAGAGGTACGAGTCTGCTGCAACCCAGCAGGCTCAAACCAGAGCCTTGTTCTGTCCCGGTCTCTTTTAGGATCAGCTGCAAGTGCACTGGATCTCTGTCCCGTTACTTCAGCACACAGGTTAGAGGAAGTTAAAATGCACATGACAAAACACTGTAAAGCCAAACTATTGTCTTCTGACAGGTGTATGTACAGGTTAAGGAGTAAGAAAACACAGTTAGTTTGTCTGTGCTTCTGATAATCTTATTACCTAATGATGCAAAAATACATCCATTGTGTTAATTTGTGAACACAGAACAAAGTGTTAAATGATTCAGGTGTCAATGCCTTAAATAACTGTATGTTATGTTCAGATGACtattgtgtgtttgcacattgtATCTAACATAGGAGGTGAGCAAAGTGATTGGAGTGGGTCTGAGCAGACTGCTGGGCTGGAAGACTGAGCTGAAGAATCCACAACTGGAGGTAAACTGAAATTGAAACAAAGGAATTGACAGTTCCATTGTTTCAACAATTGAAAATTGAAACGAtaatgttctgtgtgtgtt
It contains:
- the thumpd2 gene encoding THUMP domain-containing protein 2, yielding MTEPRREGSLVRYYCTAGNGMEHFLIDEVKKKLAAEDVCQMPGKVLFSSSAGIDRVSELKAAERLFLLLKQDSPVWLSAHTSQAKAASLLQSRLLADSNQWTSAVITWSRLQGELADRRTAVNTSATQELTMKREEGSRSEEEEKGDVESRKSTGAQREESRNRRLRSGGQNQAQTLEKKRKRDDEDEEEEMSGAAQDSSSEKKVEKEMTSEGERRREGEEEKGLVSKFSGCRKNGSSRRMDDMEEDVAGEVLENVNTTGERGTSLLQPSRLKPEPCSVPVSFRISCKCTGSLSRYFSTQEVSKVIGVGLSRLLGWKTELKNPQLEVNVYLSDDHCLLGIPLTRLPLAKRSYIRTTGLRSTVAWAMASLAQIQPGFCVVDPMCGVGTILIEAAQEHKAVRFLGVDFDDGQLQKANENVEFAELGNRLHLLKASSMALPLPSASVDAVVCDLPFGRKFGTKTNMAANLPLILTEMERVLCIGGTLVLLLSPQLSCLLKKLLAQKDTRPTSHQETKPQTGTQVCASPSLSPTKQQPFQIHQEANPPPTQKTDSQSELQHSVPPSLSSLKHQKTLRVSLGLIDGLIHKYVKIGT